The Xyrauchen texanus isolate HMW12.3.18 chromosome 17, RBS_HiC_50CHRs, whole genome shotgun sequence DNA window ttaaaaattctggccaccattcacttacattgtatggaccaacagagctgaaatattcttctaaaaatctttgtgtcctgcagtagaaagtaagtcatacacatctgagatttcctaaatgatgagaaatttcattttgggatgaactttTCATTTAATCAGTAGTTTTTCCCTGTTATTTGTAAGAGATGAGTTTGGAAACGAAACaattcccttttttttttcttttttttttttcagttcgtGTGTGTAGGTGGAAGTCCATGGCGGATGAAGTCTTTCACTGAATACATTGCCATAGAATTGGGACTAGCATACCCAAATGCAGAGTACCCAAATATTTGTGTGGGGACTGATCGCTATGCCATGTACAAAGTTGGACCTGTGCTGTCTGTTAGTGTGAGTGAGCTCAGTCTCATCTGCACAGTGTTTTCATGTGTCGGTCTACATTTAACACATGAGATTAGTGTGGCTTTGAATGGCGTCTTTGTATACATCTTCGAACTAAAGTTTGTCTGAACATTAATTTTGAATTTATCTGTGTTCTAGCATGGCATGGGTATCCCATCAATCTCTATTATGTTGCATGAGCTTATCAAGCTCCTCTACCATGCACGCTGCACTGATGTCACTGTAGTGCGCATTGGAACGTCAGGGGGCATAGGTAAACTGCTTTTACCAATTAACTGCTTACACAAAAGGGCCTCCTAAGGGACCTCATGACTAACCTCACCCTGATTTTGGTGAGGTTagtcaaacctttttttttttttttgtgaatcatTTCCTGAAATTTTACTTTCAGCTATGTTGAAATTGGAAATTGAATGgacttttttatatatagaattaaaggccattaaattactttaatagttcacccagagATGAAATGTACTTACTGTCCCTctccctcatgccgtcccagatgtgtatgaatgtaattttttctacagaacacaaattaagatttttagaaaaatatttaatctctgtaggtccatacaatgcaagtgaattgtgaccaaaatttTGGAGCTCCAGAAAGGACATAAagatagcataaaagtaatccatatgactccagtggtttaatccatgtcttcagaagcgatccaattggttttgggtgagaagagaccaaaatataacttgctgtacatcttgacatcagcagtgtcCTTGGcattcatgatttcaagcttgattacacttcctagtgccatatagagctctgtgcatgcatcaagcaataggaagtttaatcaagcttaaaatcatgatcctGCCTAGAGaccgcaatggcaagatgtacagtgaacatCTTGGTCTGTTCCACCCAAAATTGATTGGTTTGCTTcagaagttatggatttaaccactgaagacttatggattacttttatgctgcctttatattctttttggactttcaaaatgttggtcaccattcacttgcattgtatggacttacagagttgaagtattcttctaaaaatcttcatttgtgttcagcagaagaaaatgtcacacatctgggatgacataatgGTGAATTCATGatgagaaaatgtacatttttggtgaactattcctttaagagtgcaCTCCGTAATTTCCTGCCTGTTGCTAAACTTAAAAGAAATAgtaataatagaataataattaaaaatatatatgtttaaaattatatacactcacatgagatgaagactgtagtcATATCAGAGGAAAAGATACTTAATTCTACACCTATTCATGAGCACCACCATGTAGAGATCATTAGAACTGCTCAATATTAATCAATTGTATTttgtaattggtaaaaaaaatgtGACTTTTACTTGCGGAACAAAATTAATTGTAGCTGACTGTGAATCGATCATGCATTTTTACAGTGACATCGGTAACTGATgagaacttctgtttttgcatAATATTGCATCTACTACGCAAGGTTTCAGCATAGCATGTACAAATTTTACTTAATTGCACCTTTTAATTTGCCCTGAAAAACAGATATTCAGACTCCAGTCACATTCTATCAAATCTGGCATTTACACATTCAATAGCAAAGCACATGAGTTGTTTTTTCTGTCTGTTCAGGTTTAAAGCCAGGGACAGTGGTTGTTACCAAACAGTCAGTGGATTCTATGTTCAAGCCTTGTCTTGAGCAGATTATCCTGGGCAAACCAGTGGTCAGGAGCACAGATCTCGACGGGGAACTTGCAGAGGAGCTGCTTCAGTGCAGCAAAGACCTTGCAGAGTTTGAGACTGTCATTGGTAACACAATGTGCACGCTAGACTTCTACGAAGGTAGGGTTACGTCAGATCTGACCATAAACATTTATTGTTATTCTGTTCTCAAATTCTATTGATTATGCTCTGGAAGTTTCCACTTGTTCTTGAGCGAATGTTACAATTGCATTGTTGTTCAATTGAAGGCTCTGTCTTATAACAGGTCAAGCTCGGCTGGATGGGGCTTTCTGCTCGTACACTGAAGAAGACAAACAGAGCTATCTTACTGAAGCCTATGCTGCTGGGGTTCGTAACATTGAGATGGAGTCATCGGTGTTTGCGGCCATGTGTAAACTGAGTAATCTTCGAGGTGTGCTATTATTAACACTGCaatttttgtttaaatgaatgaataatccTTGTAAAAATCATTAAATGAGAATCTATTTTAGAATTGATGCAATTCTATTGGTTATTTAGGTTAGAAATGGCGGTTGATCCTTTAATTGCAGTTAATATTGTTTGCTGTATATTTGAGCAGATTGATTTTTAACACTTCTTGGAACTTGCCACATATTAAGCCTGCTGTTGTATTTTGTCAGCTTGTGGAAATTATGGGTTAAGGTCACATGATAATATGTAGGATCCTTTCTCCTGTGTTTTTCAGCTGCTGTTGTGTGTGTAACACTACTGGACAG harbors:
- the LOC127657574 gene encoding uridine phosphorylase 1-like, translating into MPLGEEKIETSERSIYVNNPHLDSMKDDILYHFNLGTSTHDFPAMFGDVKFVCVGGSPWRMKSFTEYIAIELGLAYPNAEYPNICVGTDRYAMYKVGPVLSVSHGMGIPSISIMLHELIKLLYHARCTDVTVVRIGTSGGIGLKPGTVVVTKQSVDSMFKPCLEQIILGKPVVRSTDLDGELAEELLQCSKDLAEFETVIGNTMCTLDFYEGQARLDGAFCSYTEEDKQSYLTEAYAAGVRNIEMESSVFAAMCKLSNLRAAVVCVTLLDRQKGDQLTSSHDVLNNYQQRPQVLVGHYIKKKLNAFKKS